Within Pseudomonas sp. LBUM920, the genomic segment GGTCGGCACCGCGCCGATCAGGCCCAGGGGCGCGGTGGCGAAGACCATGAACATCACGCCGAACGAGCGCACCTGGAACATGATCACGGTGAGCGTCAGCAAAATCATGATCGGGAACAGTGCGGCCAGCGCGACGTTGGCCTTGGCGCTTTCTTCCACCGGGCCGCCGATGTCGATCTGGTAACCGACAGGCAGCTTTGCGATCAGCGGTTGCAGGTCTTTGTACACGGCCATTTCCACGTCGGGCGGTTGTACGCCGTCGATGATGTCGGCGCGCACTTCCACGGTGCTCGCGCGGTTGCGGCGCTTGAGGATCGGTTCTTCCATGACCGCCTGAAAATGCCCGACCTGAGCCAGCGGCACCGAGGTGCCAGCGCTGTTGGTCAGGGTCATATTGTTGAGATTGCCGAGGTCTTCGCGCTGGTTGCCCTGGGCGCGGGCGACCACGGAGACGGTGCGATTGCCTTCGCGCACCTCGGTGATCGGGTTGCCGCTGAGCAAGGCATTAAGCTGCGATTTGACCTCATTGGGCGTGAAGCCCAGCAGGCGCAGGCGGTCCTGATCAAGCACCAGGCGATAGCCGCTGGTGCGCTCGCCCCAATCGAGAAAGGCGTCTTTGGTCAGCTTGTTGGCGGCGACAATGCGACGCACCTCTTCGGACACGCCGCGCAGTACATCCACGTTTGGCCCGGACACACGAAACACCACCGGAAACGGCACGGGCGGGCCGAACAGCAATTGCGTTACACGCACACGCGCAGCCGGGAATTCACCGGCCGCTATGCGCTCACGCATGCGCAGTTTCAGCGCATCGCGGGCATGCGAGTCCGGGGTTTGCACAATCAGCTTGGCAAACGCCGGGTCGGGCAACTCGGGGTTCAGCGACAGGAAGAAGCGCGGCGCGCCGCCGCCCACATAGGTATCGACCAGGCGGGTCTGTGGCTCTTGCAGCAGGGCTTTCTCCAACTGCGCCGCCACCGCCTCGGTGCTTTTGAACGCGCTGCCGGGCGGCATGTACACCTCAAGGATCAGTTCGGAACGGTCAGAGTTGGGGAAGAACTGCTTCTTCACCACGCCCATCCCCAAGCCGCACAGCACAAAGGCCGCCACCACCAAGCCCGTCACCCACCAGCGCCTGCGCACACAGGCTTGGACCACATCACGCAGTTTCTGGTAGTAACGGCCGGCGTAGATGGCGTCGTGGCCGCCCGGCACCGGTTTGATCTGCGGCAGCAATTTCACGCCCAGGTACGGCGTGAACACCACCGCCACCAGCCACGACGAAATCAACGCAAAGCCGACGATCCAGAAGATATTGCCGGCATATTCCCCGGCGCCCGAGCGCGCAAAACCCACCGGCAGAAAGCCGATGATCGTCACCAGCGTGCCGGTCAGCATCGGCGCGGCGGTGGAGCTCCAGGCAAACGTGGCGGCGTGAATCCGGTCAACGCCTTCCTCCAGTTTCACTACCATCATCTCGATGGCGATAATCGCGTCGTCCACCAGCAAACCCAGGGAAATAATCAGCGCGCCGAGGGTAATACGGTCGAATTCACGCCCGGTCAGCAGCATGATCACAAACACCACGGACAAGGTCAGCGGCACTGCGGCGGCCACCACCAGGCCCACGCGAAAGCCCAGCGCCAGCAGGCTGATGACCATCACCACGGCCAGGGCGACGAAGAATTTGAGCATGAATTCATTCACGGCCAGGCTGATGTTTTTCGCCTGGTCGGAGACCTTGGCGAAGTTCACGCCCAGCGGCAGATCGGCCTGGATTTTGGCTTCCTGGGCCTTGAGGCTTTTGTCCAGCTCCAGGCCGTTCCAGTGCTTTTCCATGATCACGCCGAGCATCAGCGCCGGGTCGCCCTGATGGCGAATCCGGTAGCTGGGCGGGTCTTCATAGCCACGGCTGACGGTGGCCACATCGGCAATGCGCAGCACACGGCCGTTGACTTCCAGCGGCACGTTTTCGATCAGCGCGAGGCTGTCGAAGGCGCCGTCGATACGGATATAGGCGCGGGCGCCGGCGGTTTCGACGAATCCCGATGGCGCTACGGCGTTCTGCGCGGCGAGGGCGGCGAAGATCTGATCGGGCTTGATGCCCAGGGTTGCCAGGCGCTCGTAGGAAAACTCCACAAAGATCCGCTGGGCCTGCTCGCCGAGGATGTTGACCTTTTTCACGCCCGGCAGGTTGAGCAAGCCCTGGCGCAGTTCTTCGGCCATTTGCACTTGCTGGCGATGTGGCAAGTGCTCGGCTTCCAGTGCGTAAAGGGCGAAATACACGTCGGAATATTCATCGTTGAAGAACGGCCCGATCACGCCTTTGGGCAGTTTCGACGCTTCATCGCTGAGCTTTTTGCGGGTCTGGTAGAACAGATCCTGGATTTCACTGGGGCGCGTGGACTCTTTGTAGGTCATGCGCATCGACACGAAACCCGGCTGGGCGATGGTCTCGACGCGGTCGTAGTAGTCCAGTTCCTGCAGGCGTTTTTCCAGGCGGTCGGCGACTTGCTCCTGCATTTCCTGGGCGGTTGCGCCGGGCCAGGCGGCGGTGATGGTCATGACCTTGACGGTAAATGAAGGGTCTTCGGCGCGCCCCAGTTGGCCGAACGAGAAGACGCCGGCGGCGAGGATTGCGATGATCAGAAACAGCGTGACTGCGCGGTGTTTCACCGCCAGTTCGGAGAGGTTGATGCCGCGCATGCTCAGTGGTCCTGTTTACGGTTGAGGGCCAGTGCTTGTGCGGGCAGCAGGCGCACCGCGTCACCGCTGTGCAGCAGGTGCGCGCCGAGGGCGACGATGGTCTGGCCGGGTGTGAGGCCGCTGTCGAGCAGGGCATCCTCCTGGCCGAGACTGGCGACCTTGACGGGGGCGAAGCTGACGGTGTCGTCAGCGCCAATCAGCCACACGCCGGTGCCTTGCCCGGCGTCTTGCAACGCGCCGATGGGCACGCGGGTTTGCTGGGCCTGGCCGTTGCCTTGCAGGCGAACGGTGATGGTCGAGCCAAGGGCGAAACGGTCAACGGCGCCGTGCAATACATAGCGCGCGCGGTAGGTGCGGGTGGTCGGGTCGGCGCTGGCGGACAGCTCGCGCAGGGTGGCAGTCACGGCCTGGTCCGGCGCGCCGAAGGGGAACGCCAAGGCTTTTTGTGAGGCGTGGTCGCGTTGGTTTTCGGGCAGGTTGACGATGGCTTCGCGAGCGCCGTCATGGGCCAGGCGCGCGACGATCTGCCCTTCGGCGACGACTTGGCCGCGGTCCACGCGCACATCGGTGATGATGCCGTCGCCGTCGGCCTTGAGCACCGAGTAGGTGCGGCGGTTTTCGATCTGGCTGGCGTCCGATTGCGCCGAAGCCAGCTCAGCCTCGGCGACGCGCAGGTTGGTCGCCGACTGGTCGAAAATCTGCCGCGACACGGCGCCGGTGCTGGCCAGGCGTTGGTAGCGGTTTTCATCATCGCGGCGCTGGCGCACTTGCGCCTGGGCCGCGTTCACGCGGTTCCTGGCCGAGCGCAGGGCCAGCTCGAAGTCGCCGATGTCCAGCACCAGCAGGGTGTCACCACGGGAGACATGTTGGCCGGGGTCGACCTTGCGGTCTATGACCTTGCCACTGACCCTGAAGCCCAGGTCGCTTTCTGTGCGCGCAGCCACTACGCCGGTGTACGCGCTTTGCTGGGTGCCGGCGGCTTCGACTTTGGCCGCGCGCACGGGGCGGGGCAGCGGCACTTCGGCGGCGGTGTCGGCCTTGCTGTTGCAGCCGCCGAGGAGGATCAACAGGGCTAAAGGCGTGAGAAGACGCAGGGGAAGAGGGATCATGACGGGCTCCGGGCTAACCAGTGAATAAAAAATTATGGACATAATTTTTTACGCATATTATGGTCGAAATATAAATTAATCCAGCCCCCGGATATTCCCCATGGCAAACGTCCCGGCCCCCTCGCGAAGCTTGTTATTTTTATTGGTGGCCCTCACGGCACTGGGTGAAGTGTCGACTCAATTGATCATCCCAGGCCTTGGCGCTATCGAGCAGGCGCTGGCGGCGCCAGCCGGTTCGGCGCTGATGGCGTTGTCGGCGTTTGTTGCTGCATTCGGCCTCGGGCAGTTGCTGTTCGGGCCGTTGTCGGACCGTATCGGCCGTCGTCCGGTGCTGATCGGCGGCCTGGTCCTGTATGTGCTGGCGACTTTCTCGATGCTGCTGGTCAACGACATTGGCCAATTCATTGCCGCCCGCGTGTTGCAAGGCCTCGGCGCCTGCGCCGCGCTGGTGTTGGCGCGCACCGTGGTGCGTGACGTGTGGCAAGCCGAAGCCGGGCCGGCCCTGGCGCTGACCATGATCGGCATGCTTTACGCCATTGTCGTCGCGCCGATGATTGGCGGGCTGCTGATCAAGCTGCTGGGCTGGCACGCGCCGATTGTTGTGGCCCTGATCATTGGCAGTGTGGTGCTGGTGTTGGCTGTGCTGTTCTTTCGCGAGAGCAACCACTGCCTCGATCCCACGGCCGGCCATTGGCGTACCCTCGGCGGGCACTACCTGGATTTGCTCAAGGGCCGTCAATACCGGGCGTACGCCGTGGCATTGGCCTGTACCTATGGCGCGATGTTCTCGGTGATTGCGGGTTCGTCGGCGGTGTTTATCAACCTGCTGGGTTTCAGCAGCCTTGAATACGGCATCAATTTTGGCGTGATTGTGTCGATGTTGATCGTCGGTTCCACCTACACTCGGCGGAACATCATGCGCCTGGGACCGCAGCGGATTGTGGCGATGGGCGTGACACTGGTGGCCATCGGCGGCGTATCGGCGGTGCTGATTTACGAGCTGTTCGGCCTGTCGGTGCTGGGCCTGGACATTCCGGTGGCGCTGGTGACCCTGGGCGGTGGCCTGGTGCTCCCCGGCTCGGTCACGGGCGCGGTGATGCCCAACGCTCACCGCGCGGGGCTGGCCGCTGGCCTGATGGGGTTTTCGCAGATGTTTGGTGCGACCTGCAGCGGCCTGTTGCTGAGCCATTTGCGCGATGGCAGTGCCACGCCGATGATCGTCATTGAGGCCAGCTTTGCGGTGTCGGCGTTTGTCGCGTTCCACTTGTTGCGCCAACGTCCGGTCAAGGGACTGTCCTATACGTAGGACGATCAGGGCTGCTTTTGCCGGCTAGTGTTCAGAGGCCGACGGACTTAGGGTGTAGGCACTTTGGAGGTACACCATGAAAAAAATCATCGGCATCTACACCAGCCCCCGCGCCCATTGGGTCGGTGACGGCTTTCCGGTGCGCACGCTGTTTTCCTACGACGCGATGGGCAAGCACATCAGCCCATTCCTGTTGCTGGACCACGCCGGCCCGGCCGATTTCACCCCCACCGAACAACGTCGCGGTGTAGGCCAGCACCCGCATCGCGGCTTTGAAACCGTGACCATCGTGTATGACGGCGAAGTGGAGCACCGTGATTCCACCGGTGCCGGGGGCACGATCGGACCCGGCGATGTGCAGTGGATGACCGCCGCGCGAGGCATCATTCATGAAGAATTCCATTCCGAAGCCTTTGCCCGCAGCGGCGGGGCGCTGGAAATGGTGCAGCTGTGGGTCAACTTGCCGGCCAAGGACAAAATGGCCGACGCCGGTTACCAGACCCTCGTCGACGGCGACATTCCGGTGCTGCCGTTGGCCAACGACGCCGGGCAATTGCGCCTGATCGCCGGTGAATTTTCCGGTACTCAAGGGCCGGCGCGCACGTTCACGCCGATAGACGTGTGGGACTTGCGGCTGAACGCCGGTAAAGCGGTCACGCTGGACCTGCACGCCGGGCGCAATACTGCGCTGGTGATCCTGCGTGGCACCGTGCTGGTCAATGGCGAGGAAGTGGCACGCCAAGGGCAACTGGCGTTGTTCGAGCGCGACGGCGAGCACATCACCCTTGAGGCCAACGACGACGCCAAGGTGCTGCTGCTCAGCGGTGAACCGATTGATGAACCTATCGTCGGCCACGGCCCGTTCGTGATGAACACCGAGCAGGAAATCCACCAGGCATTTGCCGACTACCAGTCCGGTCGTTTCGGACAGATGCAGGCTTGACGGTCGAGCGCAAACCCCTGTGGGAGCTGGCTTGCCTGCGATAGCATCACCTCGGAGCCACTGATACACCGAGGTGTCGGTATCGCCGGCAAGCCAGCGCCCACATTTTGTTTTCCAGCGTTCCCGATTCATGCGATCTTCTGAGCATTCGCCCTGGAGTCGCCTGGATGCCCTCATTTATTGCTGATCACCCGATGTTGTGCGCCGTGGCGCTGATCTTTATCGACATTGCCGTGTGGCGGCTTATTTCCGTCAACCTCGCCAACTGGAAGCTGGCGGCGCGGTTGGCGATCTTTGCCGTGTACAGCGCCGTGCTGTTCAACGACGGCATGAACCCCATGCAGCTCGCGCCGTACACCGACAACACCGCCTTGCACCTGTCGGCTACTGCTTTGCAGATCGGCTGGTGGCTGTTCGCCGCACGAACCCTGACGGTATTGCTCGGTGCGGTGATGATGCAACGGGTCGGCCATGGTGGGCGCTTGCTGCAGGATTTGATGGGCGCGGTGATCTTCCTGATCGCGATCATCGCCGCCATGGCCTACGTGCTCGACCTGCCGGTCAAGGGCGTGCTCGCCACCTCCGGCGCGGTGGCGATCATTGTCGGCCTGGCGTTGCAAAGCACTTTGAGCGACGTGTTTTCCGGGATCGTGCTCAACACCACCAAGCCGTATCAGCTGGATGACTGGATCTCCATCGACGGCACCGAAGGCCGCGTCACCGATATCGACTGGCGTGCCACGCGCCTGCAGACTTCCCAGGGCAGCATGGCGGTGATCCCCAATTCTCTGGCGGCCAAGGCCAAGATCATCAACTTCTCACGCCCCGCCGACATGTTCGGCCTGGCCGTCAGCCTGCAAGTCAGCCCGCATGCGCGTCCGCAAATCGTGATTGAGGCGCTCGAGCGCGCCATGCAAGGGTGCCGGCCGCTGCTGGCCAACCCCGCGCCGAGCGTGGCATTCAAGACCTCCGCCAGTGGCGGCGTCGAGTATGAAATCAGCGGCTTTGTGCCAGCCATGACCCTCAAGCGTGAAGTGCGTAACCAGCTTTACGATTTGGCTTTCAGGCACCTGCAGGCGGCGGGTGTGGGGTTGCTGTCCGCCACCGAAAGCGGCGCGCCGCCAGCGCTGTCCGGCGCACGCGCATTGCTGGAGCGCTCGTCGATTTTCTCCACGCTGCGCCAGGAGGAGAAAGACACCTTCAGCCAGAACATGACGCTGCACACTTACCGTGCTGGCGAAATGATCCTGCCGGCGGGGGAGGTCAGCGATCATTTGTTTATCGTCGAGTCCGGTGTGGTCTCGGTGATGCTGATCAAGGGCGGTCACAAATTCGAAGCCGGGCGCATGGGGCCGGGTGAAGTGATTGGCGAGGCGGGGATTCTGTCCGACCAGGCGGCGCTGGCGGACTTTTCCGCCAAGACCTTCTGCACCCTGTACCGCATCGAGAAGGAATACCTCAAACCCTGCCTGGACGCGCGGCATGACATCAGCGAAGCGATGAAGGCGCTGCTGGATTTTCGCGTGCACGCAGCGCAGGCCATGACCCAGGAATCGCCGGTGGTGCCAGTCAAAAAAGGCTTTTTGCAGTGGTTGCGCAGTCGCGGGTTGTAAGCGCTCAGGGCGCCATCGCGACGCGGTAGCGCTGGTCAAAATCATCCGCCAACTGCGCCAGCGTTACATCGCCCAAGCGCGCGATCAATAGCGCCTGCGCCTGGTCGAATGCGTCCGTGAGGGCCGCGTTTACGGCCTGTTCCACCAGGCATTGCGGGTGGTCGGTGGACAGGCCAATGGCGAAAATCGACGGCGTGCCCAGCGCGTTGTGAATATCCAGCAAGGTGATGTCGCTCAAGGGTTTGCCCAGCGTCCAGCCGCCCTGATGGCCTTTTTCCGAGCGCACATAGCCCTTTTCCTTGAGCAACCCCAGGGTGCGTCGCACCACCACCGGGTTGGTGCCTAGCATCTGCGCGATGGTTTCCGAGGTGGCGCGCTCTTCATGGCGGCCCATATGGATCAGCACATGCAGCATGCGCGAGAGGCGGGTGTCGTTTCTCATCAAATAATCCCCAGTCGAGTCGGCGCAAAGTATCGTTTGTAACCTGA encodes:
- a CDS encoding efflux RND transporter permease subunit — protein: MRGINLSELAVKHRAVTLFLIIAILAAGVFSFGQLGRAEDPSFTVKVMTITAAWPGATAQEMQEQVADRLEKRLQELDYYDRVETIAQPGFVSMRMTYKESTRPSEIQDLFYQTRKKLSDEASKLPKGVIGPFFNDEYSDVYFALYALEAEHLPHRQQVQMAEELRQGLLNLPGVKKVNILGEQAQRIFVEFSYERLATLGIKPDQIFAALAAQNAVAPSGFVETAGARAYIRIDGAFDSLALIENVPLEVNGRVLRIADVATVSRGYEDPPSYRIRHQGDPALMLGVIMEKHWNGLELDKSLKAQEAKIQADLPLGVNFAKVSDQAKNISLAVNEFMLKFFVALAVVMVISLLALGFRVGLVVAAAVPLTLSVVFVIMLLTGREFDRITLGALIISLGLLVDDAIIAIEMMVVKLEEGVDRIHAATFAWSSTAAPMLTGTLVTIIGFLPVGFARSGAGEYAGNIFWIVGFALISSWLVAVVFTPYLGVKLLPQIKPVPGGHDAIYAGRYYQKLRDVVQACVRRRWWVTGLVVAAFVLCGLGMGVVKKQFFPNSDRSELILEVYMPPGSAFKSTEAVAAQLEKALLQEPQTRLVDTYVGGGAPRFFLSLNPELPDPAFAKLIVQTPDSHARDALKLRMRERIAAGEFPAARVRVTQLLFGPPVPFPVVFRVSGPNVDVLRGVSEEVRRIVAANKLTKDAFLDWGERTSGYRLVLDQDRLRLLGFTPNEVKSQLNALLSGNPITEVREGNRTVSVVARAQGNQREDLGNLNNMTLTNSAGTSVPLAQVGHFQAVMEEPILKRRNRASTVEVRADIIDGVQPPDVEMAVYKDLQPLIAKLPVGYQIDIGGPVEESAKANVALAALFPIMILLTLTVIMFQVRSFGVMFMVFATAPLGLIGAVPTLLLFNQPFGFNAILGLIGIGGILMRNTLIFTDQIRQNQEHGMAIREAIVEATVRRARPVILTALAAALAFIPLTLSVFWSSLAYVLIGGVLVGTVLTLLFLPALCSLVLGRERTKTTETSHVTAG
- a CDS encoding efflux RND transporter periplasmic adaptor subunit; this translates as MIPLPLRLLTPLALLILLGGCNSKADTAAEVPLPRPVRAAKVEAAGTQQSAYTGVVAARTESDLGFRVSGKVIDRKVDPGQHVSRGDTLLVLDIGDFELALRSARNRVNAAQAQVRQRRDDENRYQRLASTGAVSRQIFDQSATNLRVAEAELASAQSDASQIENRRTYSVLKADGDGIITDVRVDRGQVVAEGQIVARLAHDGAREAIVNLPENQRDHASQKALAFPFGAPDQAVTATLRELSASADPTTRTYRARYVLHGAVDRFALGSTITVRLQGNGQAQQTRVPIGALQDAGQGTGVWLIGADDTVSFAPVKVASLGQEDALLDSGLTPGQTIVALGAHLLHSGDAVRLLPAQALALNRKQDH
- a CDS encoding multidrug effflux MFS transporter; this translates as MANVPAPSRSLLFLLVALTALGEVSTQLIIPGLGAIEQALAAPAGSALMALSAFVAAFGLGQLLFGPLSDRIGRRPVLIGGLVLYVLATFSMLLVNDIGQFIAARVLQGLGACAALVLARTVVRDVWQAEAGPALALTMIGMLYAIVVAPMIGGLLIKLLGWHAPIVVALIIGSVVLVLAVLFFRESNHCLDPTAGHWRTLGGHYLDLLKGRQYRAYAVALACTYGAMFSVIAGSSAVFINLLGFSSLEYGINFGVIVSMLIVGSTYTRRNIMRLGPQRIVAMGVTLVAIGGVSAVLIYELFGLSVLGLDIPVALVTLGGGLVLPGSVTGAVMPNAHRAGLAAGLMGFSQMFGATCSGLLLSHLRDGSATPMIVIEASFAVSAFVAFHLLRQRPVKGLSYT
- a CDS encoding pirin family protein, which encodes MKKIIGIYTSPRAHWVGDGFPVRTLFSYDAMGKHISPFLLLDHAGPADFTPTEQRRGVGQHPHRGFETVTIVYDGEVEHRDSTGAGGTIGPGDVQWMTAARGIIHEEFHSEAFARSGGALEMVQLWVNLPAKDKMADAGYQTLVDGDIPVLPLANDAGQLRLIAGEFSGTQGPARTFTPIDVWDLRLNAGKAVTLDLHAGRNTALVILRGTVLVNGEEVARQGQLALFERDGEHITLEANDDAKVLLLSGEPIDEPIVGHGPFVMNTEQEIHQAFADYQSGRFGQMQA
- a CDS encoding mechanosensitive ion channel family protein; its protein translation is MPSFIADHPMLCAVALIFIDIAVWRLISVNLANWKLAARLAIFAVYSAVLFNDGMNPMQLAPYTDNTALHLSATALQIGWWLFAARTLTVLLGAVMMQRVGHGGRLLQDLMGAVIFLIAIIAAMAYVLDLPVKGVLATSGAVAIIVGLALQSTLSDVFSGIVLNTTKPYQLDDWISIDGTEGRVTDIDWRATRLQTSQGSMAVIPNSLAAKAKIINFSRPADMFGLAVSLQVSPHARPQIVIEALERAMQGCRPLLANPAPSVAFKTSASGGVEYEISGFVPAMTLKREVRNQLYDLAFRHLQAAGVGLLSATESGAPPALSGARALLERSSIFSTLRQEEKDTFSQNMTLHTYRAGEMILPAGEVSDHLFIVESGVVSVMLIKGGHKFEAGRMGPGEVIGEAGILSDQAALADFSAKTFCTLYRIEKEYLKPCLDARHDISEAMKALLDFRVHAAQAMTQESPVVPVKKGFLQWLRSRGL
- a CDS encoding Rrf2 family transcriptional regulator gives rise to the protein MRNDTRLSRMLHVLIHMGRHEERATSETIAQMLGTNPVVVRRTLGLLKEKGYVRSEKGHQGGWTLGKPLSDITLLDIHNALGTPSIFAIGLSTDHPQCLVEQAVNAALTDAFDQAQALLIARLGDVTLAQLADDFDQRYRVAMAP